The Neofelis nebulosa isolate mNeoNeb1 chromosome 16, mNeoNeb1.pri, whole genome shotgun sequence genome includes a window with the following:
- the MINK1 gene encoding misshapen-like kinase 1 isoform X4: MGDPAPARSLDDIDLSALRDPAGIFELVEVVGNGTYGQVYKGRHVKTGQLAAIKVMDVTEDEEEEIKQEINMLKKYSHHRNIATYYGAFIKKSPPGNDDQLWLVMEFCGAGSVTDLVKNTKGNALKEDCIAYICREILRGLAHLHAHKVIHRDIKGQNVLLTENAEVKLVDFGVSAQLDRTVGRRNTFIGTPYWMAPEVIACDENPDATYDYRSDIWSLGITAIEMAEGAPPLCDMHPMRALFLIPRNPPPRLKSKKWSKKFIDFIDTCLIKTYLSRPPTEQLLKFPFIRDQPTERQVRIQLKDHIDRSRKKRGEKEETEYEYSGSEEEDDSHGEEGEPSSIMNVPGESTLRREFLRLQQENKSNSEALKQQQQQRQQQDPEAHIKHLLHQRQRRIEEQKEERRRVEEQQRREREQRKLQEKEERRLEDMQALRREEERRQAEREQEYKRKQLEEQRQSERLQRQLQQEHAYLKSLQQQQQQQAPPTDRKPLYHYGRGVGPADKPAWAREVEERARMNKQQNSPLAKTKPGGAGPEPPVPQASPGPAGPLSQTPPMQRPVEPQEGPHKSLQDQPTRNLAAFPASHEPDPAVPTPAAAPGTRGAVIRQNSDPTSEGPGPSPNPPSWVRPDTETPPKVPQRTSSIATALNTSGAGGTRPAQAVRARPRSNSAWQIYLQRRAERGSPKPPGPPAQPPGPPNACSNPDLRRSDPGWERSEGALPSHGHLPQAGSLERNRVGASSKLDSSPVLSPGNKAKPDDHRSRPGRPADFVLLKERALDEAPRPPKKAMDYSSSSEEVESSEDEEESNGEPSEGSRDTPGARDGDTDSISTMVVHDVEEIAGTQTPYGGGTMVVQRTPEEERSLLHADSNGYTNLPDVVQPSHSPTESGKGQSPPSKEGGSDYQSRGLVKAPGKSSFTMFVDLGIYQPGGSGDTIPITALVGGEGGRLDQLQYDVRKGSVVNVNPTNTRAHSETPEIRKYKKRFNSEILCAALWGVNLLVGTENGLMLLDRSGQGKVYGLIGRRRFQQMDVLEGLNLLITISGKRNKLRVYYLSWLRNKILHNDPEVEKKQGWTTVGDMEGCGHYRVVKYERIKFLVIALKSSVEVYAWAPKPYHKFMAFKSFADLPHRPLLVDLTVEEGQRLKVIYGSSAGFHAVDVDSGNSYDIYIPVHIQSQITPHAIIFLPNTDGMEMLLCYEDEGVYVNTYGRIIKDVVLQWGEMPTSVAYICSNQIMGWGEKAIEIRSVETGHLDGVFMHKRAQRLKFLCERNDKVFFASVRSGGSSQVYFMTLNRNCIMNW, from the exons GACCCCGCTGGAATCTTTGAACTGGTGGAGGTTGTGGGCAATGGAACTTACGGGCAGGTGTACAAG GGTCGGCACGTCAAGACTGGGCAGCTGGCTGCCATCAAGGTCATGGACGTCACGGAG gacgaggaggaggagatcAAGCAGGAGATCAACATGCTAAAGAAGTACTCTCACCACCGCAACATCGCCACCTACTACGGGGCCTTCATAAAGAAGAGCCCCCCCGGAAACGACGACCAGCTCTGG CTGGTGATGGAGTTCTGCGGCGCTGGCTCCGTGACAGACCTGGTGAAGAACACAAAAGGGAACGCCCTGAAGGAGGACTGTATCGCCTACATCTGCAGGGAGATCCTCCGG GGCCTAGCCCATCTCCACGCCCACAAGGTGATCCATCGAGACATCAAGGGGCAGAACGTGCTGCTGACAGAGAACGCCGAGGTCAAGCTGG TGGATTTTGGCGTGAGTGCTCAGCTGGACCGTACTGTGGGCAGGCGGAACACTTTCATCGGAACCCCCTACTGGATGGCCCCGGAGGTCATCGCCTGTGACGAGAACCCTGATGCCACCTACGATTACAGG AGTGACATCTGGTCTCTAGGAATCACAGCCATCGAGATGGCAGAGGGAGCCCCCC CTCTGTGTGACATGCACCCCATGCGAGCCCTCTTCCTCATCCCACGGAACCCACCCCCCAGACTCAAGTCCAAGAAATG GTCTAAGAAGTTCATCGACTTCATCGACACGTGTCTCATCAAAACCTACCTGAGCCGCCCACCCACGGAACAGCTGCTCAAGTTCCCCTTCATCCGTGACCAGCCCACGGAGCGCCAGGTCCGCATCCAGCTCAAGGACCACATCGACCGCTCCCGCAAGAAGCGAGGCGAGAAGG AGGAGACGGAGTATGAGTACAGTGGCAGCGAGGAGGAAGACGACAGCCATGGAGAGGAGGGGGAGCCGAG ctccaTCATGAACGTGCCCGGGGAGTCCACCCTGCGCCGGGAGTTTCTCCGGCTCCAGCAGGAGAATAAGAGCAACTCGGAGGCtctgaagcagcagcagcagcagcggcagcagcaggacCCCGAGGCGCACATCAAGCATCTCCTGCACCAGCGCCAGCGGCGCAtcgaggagcagaaggaggagcgGCGGCGCGTGGAGGAG CAACAGCGGCGGGAGCGGGAGCAGCGGAAGCTGCAGGAGAAGGAGGAGCGGCGGCTGGAGGACATGCAGGCGCTGCGGCGGGAGGAGGAGCGGCGGCAGGCGGAGCGCGAGCAG GAGTACAAGCGGAAGCAGCTGGAGGAGCAGCGGCAGTCCGAGCGCCTGCAGAGGCAGCTGCAGCAGGAGCACGCCTACCTCAAGtccctgcagcagcagcagcagcagcaggcccCGCCCACAGACCGGAAGCCGCTGTATCACTACGGCCGGGGCGTCGGTCCCGCGGACAAGCCCGCCTGGGCGCGCGAG GTGGAAGAGAGAGCGAGGATGAACAAACAGCAGAACTCTCCCCTGGCCAAAACCAAGCCCGGCGGCGCAGGGCCTGAGCCCCCCGTCCCCCAGGCCTCCCCCGGGCCCGCGGGCCCCCTTTCCCAAACTCCTCCTATGCAGAGGCCGGTGGAGCCCCAGGAGGGACCGCACAAG TCCCTGCAGGACCAGCCCACCCGAAACCTGGCTGCCTTCCCGGCCTCCCACGAGCCCGACCCTGCCGTCCCCACACCCGCTGCCGCGCCCGGCACCCGAGGAGCGGTCATCCGCCAGAATTCAGATCCCACCTCGGAAGGGCCTGGCCCCAGCCCGAACCCCCCATCCTGGGTCCGGCCGGACACTGAGACCCCACCCAAG GTGCCTCAGAGGACCTCGTCCATCGCCACTGCCCTTAACACCAGTGGGGCCGGAGGGACCCGGCCGGCTCAGGCCGTCCGTGCCAG ACCTCGCAGCAACTCCGCCTGGCAAATCTATCTGCAAAGGCGGGCCGAGCGGGGCTCCCCCAAGCCTCCGGGGCCCCCCGCTCAGCCCCCTGGTCCACCCAACGCCTGTAG TAACCCCGACCTCAGGAGGAGCGACCCTGGCTGGGAACGCTCGGAAGGTGCCCTCCCCTCGCACGGGCACCTGCCCCAGGCCGGCTCGCTGGAGCGGAACCGCGTGGGAG CCTCCTCCAAGCTGGATAGCTCCCCAGTGCTCTCCCCTGGGAACAAAGCCAAGCCTGATGACCACCGCTCCCGGCCGGGCCGGCCCGCA GACTTCGTGCTCCTGAAGGAGCGGGCCCTGGACGAGGCCCCGCGGCCTCCCAAGAAGGCCATGGACTACTCGTCTTCCAGCGAGGAGGTGGAGAGCAGCGAGGACGAGGAAGAAAGCAATGGCGAGCCATCAGAGGGGAGCAGAGATACCCCTGGGGCCCG CGACGGAGACACAGACAGCATCAGCACCATGGTGGTCCATGACGTGGAGGAGATCGCGGGGACCCAGACCCCCTATGGGGGCGGCACCATGGTGGTCCAGCGC ACTCCTGAAGAGGAACGCAGCCTGCTGCACGCGGACAGCAACGGCTACACCAACCTGCCCGATGTGGTCCAGCCCAGCCACTCGCCCACCGAGAGCGGCAAAGGTCAAAGCCCCCCATCCAAGGAGGGAGGCAGCGAC taCCAGTCTCGTGGGCTGGTAAAGGCCCCTGGCAAGAGCTCGTTCACGATGTTTGTGGACCTAGGGATCTACCAGCCCGGAGGCAGTGGGGATACCATCCCCATCACAG CCCTGGTCGGGGGAGAGGGCGGTCGGCTTGATCAGCTCCAGTACGACGTGCGGAAAGGCTCCGTGGTCAACGTGAACCCCACCAACACCCGGGCCCACAGCGAGACCCCCGAGATCCGGAAATACAAGAAGCGATTCAATTCCGAGATCCTCTGTGCGGCCCTTTGGG GCGTCAACCTGCTGGTGGGCACCGAGAACGGTCTGATGCTGCTGGACCGAAGCGGGCAGGGCAAGGTGTACGGGCTCATCGGGCGGCGGCGCTTCCAGCAAATGGACGTGCTGGAGGGGCTCAACCTGCTCATCACCATCtcag GGAAAAGGAACAAGCTGCGGGTGTATTACCTGTCTTGGCTCCGGAACAAGATTCTGCACAACGATCCGGAAGTGGAGAAGAAGCAGGGCTGGACCACTGTGGGCGACATGGAGGGCTGCGGGCACTACCGCGTGG tgAAATACGAGCGCATTAAGTTCCTGGTCATCGCCCTGAAGAGCTCCGTGGAGGTGTATGCCTGGGCCCCCAAGCCCTACCACAAGTTCATGGCCTTCAAG TCCTTCGCCGACCTCCCTCACCGCCCTCTGCTGGTCGACCTGACCGTGGAGGAGGGTCAGCGGCTCAAGGTCATCTACGGTTCCAGTGCCGGTTTCCACGCTGTGGATGTCGACTCGGGGAACAGCTACGACATCTACATCCCCGTGCAT ATCCAGAGCCAGATCACGCCCCACGCCATCATCTTCCTCCCCAACACGGACGGCATGGAGATGCTGCTGTGCTACGAGGACGAGGGCGTGTACGTGAACACGTACGGGCGCATCATCAAAGACGTGGTGCTGCAGTGGGGAGAGATGCCCACCTCTGTGG cctACATCTGCTCCAACCAGATCATGGGCTGGGGCGAGAAGGCCATTGAGATCCGCTCTGTGGAGACGGGCCACCTGGACGGCGTCTTCATGCACAAACGAGCCCAGAGGCTTAAGTTCCTGTGTGAGCGGAACGACAAG GTGTTCTTTGCCTCTGTCCGCTCCGGGGGCAGCAGCCAGGTTTACTTCATGACCCTGAATCGGAACTGCATCATGAACTGGTGA
- the MINK1 gene encoding misshapen-like kinase 1 isoform X2, whose amino-acid sequence MGDPAPARSLDDIDLSALRDPAGIFELVEVVGNGTYGQVYKGRHVKTGQLAAIKVMDVTEDEEEEIKQEINMLKKYSHHRNIATYYGAFIKKSPPGNDDQLWLVMEFCGAGSVTDLVKNTKGNALKEDCIAYICREILRGLAHLHAHKVIHRDIKGQNVLLTENAEVKLVDFGVSAQLDRTVGRRNTFIGTPYWMAPEVIACDENPDATYDYRSDIWSLGITAIEMAEGAPPLCDMHPMRALFLIPRNPPPRLKSKKWSKKFIDFIDTCLIKTYLSRPPTEQLLKFPFIRDQPTERQVRIQLKDHIDRSRKKRGEKEETEYEYSGSEEEDDSHGEEGEPSSIMNVPGESTLRREFLRLQQENKSNSEALKQQQQQRQQQDPEAHIKHLLHQRQRRIEEQKEERRRVEEQQRREREQRKLQEKEERRLEDMQALRREEERRQAEREQEYKRKQLEEQRQSERLQRQLQQEHAYLKSLQQQQQQQAPPTDRKPLYHYGRGVGPADKPAWAREVEERARMNKQQNSPLAKTKPGGAGPEPPVPQASPGPAGPLSQTPPMQRPVEPQEGPHKSLVAHRVPLKPYAAPVPRSQSLQDQPTRNLAAFPASHEPDPAVPTPAAAPGTRGAVIRQNSDPTSEGPGPSPNPPSWVRPDTETPPKVPQRTSSIATALNTSGAGGTRPAQAVRARPRSNSAWQIYLQRRAERGSPKPPGPPAQPPGPPNACSNPDLRRSDPGWERSEGALPSHGHLPQAGSLERNRVGASSKLDSSPVLSPGNKAKPDDHRSRPGRPASYKRAIGEDFVLLKERALDEAPRPPKKAMDYSSSSEEVESSEDEEESNGEPSEGSRDTPGARDGDTDSISTMVVHDVEEIAGTQTPYGGGTMVVQRTPEEERSLLHADSNGYTNLPDVVQPSHSPTESGKGQSPPSKEGGSDYQSRGLVKAPGKSSFTMFVDLGIYQPGGSGDTIPITALVGGEGGRLDQLQYDVRKGSVVNVNPTNTRAHSETPEIRKYKKRFNSEILCAALWGVNLLVGTENGLMLLDRSGQGKVYGLIGRRRFQQMDVLEGLNLLITISGKRNKLRVYYLSWLRNKILHNDPEVEKKQGWTTVGDMEGCGHYRVVKYERIKFLVIALKSSVEVYAWAPKPYHKFMAFKSFADLPHRPLLVDLTVEEGQRLKVIYGSSAGFHAVDVDSGNSYDIYIPVHIQSQITPHAIIFLPNTDGMEMLLCYEDEGVYVNTYGRIIKDVVLQWGEMPTSVAYICSNQIMGWGEKAIEIRSVETGHLDGVFMHKRAQRLKFLCERNDKVFFASVRSGGSSQVYFMTLNRNCIMNW is encoded by the exons GACCCCGCTGGAATCTTTGAACTGGTGGAGGTTGTGGGCAATGGAACTTACGGGCAGGTGTACAAG GGTCGGCACGTCAAGACTGGGCAGCTGGCTGCCATCAAGGTCATGGACGTCACGGAG gacgaggaggaggagatcAAGCAGGAGATCAACATGCTAAAGAAGTACTCTCACCACCGCAACATCGCCACCTACTACGGGGCCTTCATAAAGAAGAGCCCCCCCGGAAACGACGACCAGCTCTGG CTGGTGATGGAGTTCTGCGGCGCTGGCTCCGTGACAGACCTGGTGAAGAACACAAAAGGGAACGCCCTGAAGGAGGACTGTATCGCCTACATCTGCAGGGAGATCCTCCGG GGCCTAGCCCATCTCCACGCCCACAAGGTGATCCATCGAGACATCAAGGGGCAGAACGTGCTGCTGACAGAGAACGCCGAGGTCAAGCTGG TGGATTTTGGCGTGAGTGCTCAGCTGGACCGTACTGTGGGCAGGCGGAACACTTTCATCGGAACCCCCTACTGGATGGCCCCGGAGGTCATCGCCTGTGACGAGAACCCTGATGCCACCTACGATTACAGG AGTGACATCTGGTCTCTAGGAATCACAGCCATCGAGATGGCAGAGGGAGCCCCCC CTCTGTGTGACATGCACCCCATGCGAGCCCTCTTCCTCATCCCACGGAACCCACCCCCCAGACTCAAGTCCAAGAAATG GTCTAAGAAGTTCATCGACTTCATCGACACGTGTCTCATCAAAACCTACCTGAGCCGCCCACCCACGGAACAGCTGCTCAAGTTCCCCTTCATCCGTGACCAGCCCACGGAGCGCCAGGTCCGCATCCAGCTCAAGGACCACATCGACCGCTCCCGCAAGAAGCGAGGCGAGAAGG AGGAGACGGAGTATGAGTACAGTGGCAGCGAGGAGGAAGACGACAGCCATGGAGAGGAGGGGGAGCCGAG ctccaTCATGAACGTGCCCGGGGAGTCCACCCTGCGCCGGGAGTTTCTCCGGCTCCAGCAGGAGAATAAGAGCAACTCGGAGGCtctgaagcagcagcagcagcagcggcagcagcaggacCCCGAGGCGCACATCAAGCATCTCCTGCACCAGCGCCAGCGGCGCAtcgaggagcagaaggaggagcgGCGGCGCGTGGAGGAG CAACAGCGGCGGGAGCGGGAGCAGCGGAAGCTGCAGGAGAAGGAGGAGCGGCGGCTGGAGGACATGCAGGCGCTGCGGCGGGAGGAGGAGCGGCGGCAGGCGGAGCGCGAGCAG GAGTACAAGCGGAAGCAGCTGGAGGAGCAGCGGCAGTCCGAGCGCCTGCAGAGGCAGCTGCAGCAGGAGCACGCCTACCTCAAGtccctgcagcagcagcagcagcagcaggcccCGCCCACAGACCGGAAGCCGCTGTATCACTACGGCCGGGGCGTCGGTCCCGCGGACAAGCCCGCCTGGGCGCGCGAG GTGGAAGAGAGAGCGAGGATGAACAAACAGCAGAACTCTCCCCTGGCCAAAACCAAGCCCGGCGGCGCAGGGCCTGAGCCCCCCGTCCCCCAGGCCTCCCCCGGGCCCGCGGGCCCCCTTTCCCAAACTCCTCCTATGCAGAGGCCGGTGGAGCCCCAGGAGGGACCGCACAAG AGCCTGGTGGCACACCGGGTCCCACTGAAGCCATATGCAGCGCCCGTACCCCGATCCCAGTCCCTGCAGGACCAGCCCACCCGAAACCTGGCTGCCTTCCCGGCCTCCCACGAGCCCGACCCTGCCGTCCCCACACCCGCTGCCGCGCCCGGCACCCGAGGAGCGGTCATCCGCCAGAATTCAGATCCCACCTCGGAAGGGCCTGGCCCCAGCCCGAACCCCCCATCCTGGGTCCGGCCGGACACTGAGACCCCACCCAAG GTGCCTCAGAGGACCTCGTCCATCGCCACTGCCCTTAACACCAGTGGGGCCGGAGGGACCCGGCCGGCTCAGGCCGTCCGTGCCAG ACCTCGCAGCAACTCCGCCTGGCAAATCTATCTGCAAAGGCGGGCCGAGCGGGGCTCCCCCAAGCCTCCGGGGCCCCCCGCTCAGCCCCCTGGTCCACCCAACGCCTGTAG TAACCCCGACCTCAGGAGGAGCGACCCTGGCTGGGAACGCTCGGAAGGTGCCCTCCCCTCGCACGGGCACCTGCCCCAGGCCGGCTCGCTGGAGCGGAACCGCGTGGGAG CCTCCTCCAAGCTGGATAGCTCCCCAGTGCTCTCCCCTGGGAACAAAGCCAAGCCTGATGACCACCGCTCCCGGCCGGGCCGGCCCGCA AGCTATAAGCGTGCCATCGGCGAG GACTTCGTGCTCCTGAAGGAGCGGGCCCTGGACGAGGCCCCGCGGCCTCCCAAGAAGGCCATGGACTACTCGTCTTCCAGCGAGGAGGTGGAGAGCAGCGAGGACGAGGAAGAAAGCAATGGCGAGCCATCAGAGGGGAGCAGAGATACCCCTGGGGCCCG CGACGGAGACACAGACAGCATCAGCACCATGGTGGTCCATGACGTGGAGGAGATCGCGGGGACCCAGACCCCCTATGGGGGCGGCACCATGGTGGTCCAGCGC ACTCCTGAAGAGGAACGCAGCCTGCTGCACGCGGACAGCAACGGCTACACCAACCTGCCCGATGTGGTCCAGCCCAGCCACTCGCCCACCGAGAGCGGCAAAGGTCAAAGCCCCCCATCCAAGGAGGGAGGCAGCGAC taCCAGTCTCGTGGGCTGGTAAAGGCCCCTGGCAAGAGCTCGTTCACGATGTTTGTGGACCTAGGGATCTACCAGCCCGGAGGCAGTGGGGATACCATCCCCATCACAG CCCTGGTCGGGGGAGAGGGCGGTCGGCTTGATCAGCTCCAGTACGACGTGCGGAAAGGCTCCGTGGTCAACGTGAACCCCACCAACACCCGGGCCCACAGCGAGACCCCCGAGATCCGGAAATACAAGAAGCGATTCAATTCCGAGATCCTCTGTGCGGCCCTTTGGG GCGTCAACCTGCTGGTGGGCACCGAGAACGGTCTGATGCTGCTGGACCGAAGCGGGCAGGGCAAGGTGTACGGGCTCATCGGGCGGCGGCGCTTCCAGCAAATGGACGTGCTGGAGGGGCTCAACCTGCTCATCACCATCtcag GGAAAAGGAACAAGCTGCGGGTGTATTACCTGTCTTGGCTCCGGAACAAGATTCTGCACAACGATCCGGAAGTGGAGAAGAAGCAGGGCTGGACCACTGTGGGCGACATGGAGGGCTGCGGGCACTACCGCGTGG tgAAATACGAGCGCATTAAGTTCCTGGTCATCGCCCTGAAGAGCTCCGTGGAGGTGTATGCCTGGGCCCCCAAGCCCTACCACAAGTTCATGGCCTTCAAG TCCTTCGCCGACCTCCCTCACCGCCCTCTGCTGGTCGACCTGACCGTGGAGGAGGGTCAGCGGCTCAAGGTCATCTACGGTTCCAGTGCCGGTTTCCACGCTGTGGATGTCGACTCGGGGAACAGCTACGACATCTACATCCCCGTGCAT ATCCAGAGCCAGATCACGCCCCACGCCATCATCTTCCTCCCCAACACGGACGGCATGGAGATGCTGCTGTGCTACGAGGACGAGGGCGTGTACGTGAACACGTACGGGCGCATCATCAAAGACGTGGTGCTGCAGTGGGGAGAGATGCCCACCTCTGTGG cctACATCTGCTCCAACCAGATCATGGGCTGGGGCGAGAAGGCCATTGAGATCCGCTCTGTGGAGACGGGCCACCTGGACGGCGTCTTCATGCACAAACGAGCCCAGAGGCTTAAGTTCCTGTGTGAGCGGAACGACAAG GTGTTCTTTGCCTCTGTCCGCTCCGGGGGCAGCAGCCAGGTTTACTTCATGACCCTGAATCGGAACTGCATCATGAACTGGTGA